The Henckelia pumila isolate YLH828 unplaced genomic scaffold, ASM3356847v2 CTG_461:::fragment_3, whole genome shotgun sequence genome window below encodes:
- the LOC140871396 gene encoding uncharacterized protein: MDLQGYELSPVKTALYGFAEHTVQPQGEMLLPITLGLGDEKRTVMKRFTLVEAPSSYNIILGRPTMNAFRAVASDYHQNIKFPVGEVRGDQPSSRRLERRGGQGGREVCSVEESKGEYEEVELVLGQEGKFVKIARDLETNLAEQLKSCLIRNKDVFAWAQGDLMGVSSHVAEHNLNITPGSRPVLQKKRYFEAEKDKVIVEQVQELLRAGHIKELVDSTSGCELLCFMDAYEGYHQIPLALEDQDKVSFVTSGGATYQRMMDKVFREQMGRNMEYGIKLNLAKCMFGVKNGKFLGFIVTERGIKFNPEKVKLLQEMPLPASIKEGAEVRYTEIEKMSLALVITARKLRPYFVSHPVTVLTNSLLGRFMTHPDASGRLVKWTVELVEYDIEYQPCKAIKAQALSDSLTEVATFGKEEV; encoded by the exons ATGGATCTGCAAGGGTATGAGTTGAGCCCGGTAAAAACAGCCCTGTATGGATTTGCCGAGCACACCGTACAACCTCAAGGAGAAATGTTGCTGCCCATAACCTTAGGGTTAGGAGATGAGAAGAGGACGGTCATGAAAAGATTCACACTAGTAGAAGCACCCTCTTCTTATAATATCATCTTGGGGAGGCCGACTATGAACGCTTTTAGAGCCGTGGCCTCAGATTACCATCAGAATATCAAATTCCCGGTGGGAGAAGTTCGAGGAGATCAGCCTTCTTCCCGAAG ACTGGAAAGGAGGGGGGGTCAGGGAGGAAGAGAAGTTTGTTCCGTGGAGGAATCTAAGGGCGAGTATGAAGAGGTGGAGTTGGTGCTCGGGCAAGAAGGGAAATTTGTCAAGATTGCCCGGGACTTAGAAACAAACTTGGCCGAGCAATTGAAAAGCTGCCTCATCCGGAACAAGGATGTGTTCGCCTGGGCTCAGGGCGATTTGATGGGAGTTTCATCTCATGTTGCAGAACACAACCTCAACATCACCCCTGGGTCCAGGCCGGTGCTACAAAAGAAAAGATATTTCGAGGCCGAGAAGGATAAAGTGATAGTTGAGCAAGTTCAGGAGCTATTACGGGCCGGGCACATCAAGGAG TTGGTGGATTCTACGTCTGGGTGCGAACTGCTCTGCTTTATGGATGCATACGAGGGGTATCATCAAATTCCTTTAGCCCTGGAGGATCAGGACAAAGTCAGCTTCGTCACATCGGGAG GAGCCACGTATCAAAGGATGATGGACAAAGTGTTCCGTGAGCAAATGGGTCGGAATATGGAG TATGGGATCAAGTTGAACCTAGCCAAGTGTATGTTTGGAGTGAAAAATGGCAAATTTCTGGGGTTCATAGTGACTGAACGAGGGATAAAATTCAACCCAGAAAAGGTGAAACTATTGCAGGAGATGCCTTTGCCAGCATCAATCAAGGAG GGGGCGGAAGTCAGATATACGGAAATTGAGAAGATGTCCCTGGCTTTGGTAATAACAGCCCGGAAATTGAGACCTTATTTCGTGTCTCACCCGGTAACTGTCCTTACTAACAGCCTCCTAGGGCGATTCATGACTCATCCAGATGCCTCGGGGAGGCTTGTGAAATGGACAGTGGAATTAGTAGAATATGATATTGAATACCAGCCGTGTAAGGCCATCAAAGCCCAGGCCTTATCCGATTCTTTGACAGAGGTGGCCACTTTTGGTAAGGAAGAAGTATGA